In Helicobacter pylori Shi112, the genomic window GCGTCTAAATTTGATATTCCTGTGATTGCAGATGGAGGGATTCGCTATTCAGGCGATGTGGCTAAGGCTCTGGCTTTGGGGGCATCAAGCGTGATGATAGGTTCTTTACTCGCTGGCACAGAAGAATCGCCGGGGGATTTTATGATCTATCAAGGGAGGCAATATAAAAGCTATAGGGGAATGGGCAGCATTGGGGCCATGACAAAAGGGAGTTCTGATCGGTATTTTCAAGAGGGCGTGGCGAGTGAAAAATTAGTCCCAGAAGGCATTGAGGGGCGTGTGCCTTATCGTGGTAAGGTTTCGGATATGATTTTCCAATTAGTGGGGGGCGTGCGCTCTTCTATGGGGTATCAGGGGGCGAAAAATATTTTGGAATTGTATCAAAACGCTGAATTTGTAGAAATCACTAGCGCGGGGTTAAAAGAAAGCCATGTGCATGGCGTGGATATTACTAAAGAAGCCCCTAATTATTATGGGTGAATTTTAAAAGAAAATAAGACAAATCGTTAAAAAACTCGTTAAAAAGCTTGGTTTAATGAGTTTTTAAAACTTAATTGCTACAATTAAGGAAATTTTCAATAAGGCTTAGAGAAACTTTTTCATGGAACACAGAGTATTTACTATTGCTAATTTTTTTAGCTCCAATCATGATTTTATCACCGGGTTTTTTGTTGTTTTGACGGCGGTTTTGATGTTTTTAATCTCGCTTGGCGCGTCGCGCAAAATGCAGATGGTGCCTATGGGTTTGCAGAATGTGTATGAGAGCATCATTAGCGCGATTTTGAGCGTGGCTAAGGATATTATAGGCGAAGAATTAGCCCGCAAATATTTCCCACTAGCAGGCACGATCGCTTTGTATGTCTTTTTTTCTAACATGATAGGCATCATTCCTGGTTTTGAATCCCCTACGGCCAGTTGGAGCTTTACACTAGTTTTAGCGCTGATTGTGTTTTTTTATTACCATTTTGAAGGCATTAGAGTGCAGGGCTTTTTTAAGTATTTCGCTCATTTTGCAGGTCCTGTGAAATGGCTCGCCCCTTTCATGTTTCCTATTGAGATTATCTCGCATTTTTCTAGGATTGTGTCTTTATCGTTTCGTTTGTTTGGGAATATCAAGGGCGATGACATGTTCTTGCTCATCATGCTTTTATTAGTGCCTTGGGCTGTTCCTGTAGCGCCCTTTATGGTCTTGTTTTTTATGGGGATTTTACAAGCTTTTGTTTTTATGATCCTCACTTATGTGTATTTGGCAGGGGCTGTTTTAACCGATGAGGGGCATTAAGCAAAACATTCTTGTTTGGCTTTAATATTGTTTTTTAAAACTTTGTTTTATGGTAAAGCTTAAAAGGATAGGGGGGTGATTTTGAAACCATGCTCCCCTTATCTTTTGTGCTTTTTAAAATTACCGCTTGCTTGTGTAAGTTCTATTTTATTATCAATACCCAATTTTAATAGCTTTTATAATTTTTTAAGCAATCATTAGATAAAATTCACCATACTTCTGTTTTGGATGTGTTTGGGTTTTAGAAGTGCTACTTTTTTATAACTTTTTCATATTCTTATGGGTATGTTGTTATTTTTTTACCGGAGAATTTTATCTTGAAAAACATTTATGTAGGGAATTTGGTTTATAGTGCTACCAGCGAGCAAGTTAAGGAGCTTTTCAGTCAATTTGGCAAAGTTTTTAATGTCAAGCTGATTTATGATAGAGAAACGAAGAAACCTAAAGGTTTTGGCTTTGTAGAAATGCAAGAAGAGGGCGTTAGTGAAGCGATTGCTAAATTAGACAATACGGATTTTATGGGCAGAACGATTAGGGTAACTGAAGCTAATCCTAAAAAGTTTTAGTAGCATTAGAAAATAATTTTCTAATGCACTTCCATTCTCTTGATGCGTCTTAATTGCGCATAGAAGCTAAAAGGGGTTAAACCCTTTTAAAATCCATTTAAAATTTTAATCCATTTTTAAAGGCGATTAAAAACCAATTTTATTCTAATCAAATGGGAGCAATTGACGCTTTAAAACGCTCTTTAGTATGTTTATTATTGGCTATACAAACTGCCAATATTTCAAATATTTAAAATGGAGTTTTCTCATTAAGGCGATTTTAGGGCTATAGGGTTCTTCTTTTCGCGCTATCGTAGAGATTTGCTCATCATCAGCGATCACAAAAGGTTGTAACACCAAATTTTTCACGCCATGGATAAAAGTAGCGTCCATTATCGTATCCACAGGAACAACCCATTTTCGGCTGCATTTTTTAAAAACTTTGGCAATCTTGGGCGTGATCACATAGCCTTGCGTCCCCACCCCATGACTATAAGCTTTAATGATGCCCACACGCTCTTGTATCTCGTGGTTTTTGTGGTTCAATGGCTCACTTCTTACACTGGCATCATACAACAAATGCATCAAACGCGCATAGCCTAGTTCTTGGATGTGTTTTTCTAAAAAATCCAATCCCTCTTTAAAATTCTCTTTCAAGGTTATATCGTCTTCTAAAATACAAACGGGCTCATTTAACTCTATGCATTTTTCCCACAAGGAATAATGGCTCGCATAGCACCCAAGCTCCCCCAAGCTCATAAACTTCGCATAGTATTTTAAAGCGTAATAAAACTTAGAAACCCTACTGATTAGGTTGGTTGTAATCCCCATGTCTTTGATGTTTTGCGTGATGAAATAAGGGTGTAAATGCTTTTTAACTAAGGGGTGCAACTCGCCTTCAAAAGTTTTAGAATAAATCGCATCAAAAATTTGTGCCTTGTGGTGGGTGGCATTGATATTATGGAGTAAAGTTGTGGTGTCTCTAAAAACTAAACCAAATTGATCGCACACTTTTTGATTTAAAGAAATAATAAAAACACGCAAAGCTTAAACTCCCATAATTGTTAATAGAGTATATCGTTTTTAGGCTCTGTTTTACAATAAAACTTTGCGAATAAAATCGCATCACGGCTACAAAAAAGCTTTAAAAGATCCAATGAATGTTTGAAGCGAGAACTCATAACCCTAAATTTAGGGTTATAAGCTTGATTTAATGGTGTTCTAAATAAGAAATCACGCTTAAGGCTGCCGTAGCGCCATCGCTTGCAGCACAAACCACTTGCTTAGGGGCAAAAATGCGAATATCTCCTGCTGCAAACAAGCCTTGAACATTCGTTTTCATGGAAAAATCCACGACAATAGAGCCGTATTCATCGCATTTGCATAGCATGGAGCCGTCTTCTTGTTTCAACACGGCGTTATTCACATCATAACCTACAAAAATAAAAAACCCCGGCACGATTAATTCTCTTGTTTCATTAGTGGCTGTGTTTTTAATGCTTAAAGAAGACACGCCAGAAGCATCGCCCTTGATTTCTTCTACCACATAAGGGGTTAAAAACTCAATCTTATCATTGTTTTTGGCATGTTCTAAAGTGATAGGCGCACACCTAAAACCATCTCTTCTGTGGATGAGATAGACTTTTTTGCAGATGTTGGCCAGATAAATCGCCTCTTCTACGGCGGTATCGCCTCCACCAAGCACCGCTACTTCTTTATTTTTGTAAAAGAAGCCATCGCATGTTGCACAAGTGCTAACGCCTTTACCCCAATATTCTGACTCGCCCTTGATGCCTGTGCGTTTAGGGCTACCACCGGTAGCGATAATCACGCTATTAGCTTCAAAAGTCTTGCCATCTTCTGCCAAAATAACAAAATGAGAGTCTTTTTTAGAAACCCTTTGAATAGCGCTCATCTCATGCTTTAAGCCAAAGCGGAAGCACTGCTCCTGCCATGGTTGCATGAAATCCAACCCGCTCACCACTTCCTTAACGCCCGGATAATTTTCAATCTCGCTACTGCCAGTGATTTGCCCCCCAGGCATTCCTTTTTCAAATAAAACGGCGTTTTTAACACCGCCTCTAGTGGCATAAAGCCCCGCACTCAAACCGGCAGGACCACCTCCAATAATTGCGCAATCTATCATGGCTACTAGCCTAGAAGTTTGTTCAATTGCTCTTTTAAAGCAACTTTAGTTTGCACGCCCACCAACTGATGGACGACTTCGCCATCTTTTGTGAATAAAAGCGTAGGAATGCTCCTAATACCAAATTTCGCGCTCAGTTCTTCTTGCTCATCGGTATTGACCTTACAGATCTTAGCCTTATCTTCATATTCGCTGGCTAATTCATCAATCACAGGGGATAGCATCTTACAAGGCCCACACCATGGCGCCCAAAAATCCACTAACGCAACCCCTTTTTTAATGGTGCTTTCAAAATTTTCTTCAGTTAATTCAATATAGTGACTCATTGGTTACTCCTAAATATATGATTTTGATTAACGAGAATTATATTAGCTTAAGAATGTTAATGAAAACGCATTGATTTTGGATAAAAATCTAAAAAGTGATATTTTCTAAAAGCTCAAAATTACCATTTTTCACAATAAGAGCGTCAATGCAAAAATCGCTATTGGGATCTTTTTGGGACAAATAACAGCGGATCGTTTTAATCATCTTTTTTAATTTGCTTGGCGTGATCGCATAAATGGGATCAAAATTTTCCCCGCTTTTGACTTCAATGAAATGCAAAACCCCTTTTTTCAAAGCGATAATATCAATTTCGCCAAATTTTGAAAAAAAGTTCCTCTCCACCATTTCAAAACCCAGCGTTTTTAAAAATTCGCAGGCCTCTTCTTCAGCCTTCAAGCCCTTTGCCCTGTGTTTGTTATTCAAAAAGCGCATTCAATGTTCCAAACGGATCATTTTAGGGGTGTCTAGCACGCTTTTTAGATTTTCAAGCTCTTTAAGGGCGTTTAACATAGATTTTTCGTTGGTGGTGTGCGTGGAAAATAAGATTTTAGCCTTGTTGGAATGCGGGATTTCTTTTTGTAAAACATTGTTGAGCGAAATATCATTTTGGGCTAAAATCGCGCTAATTTGAGAAAAAACCCCTTTTTCATCGCTCACCAACAAACGCGCATAATAAGCGCATTGGATCTCTTCTTTGGGTTTTAGGGGGAGTTTTTGAGGGGTTTCAAAGCCTAGCATTAGAGAGCTTTTTTTCCTTGCGATTTCTATAATATCGCTAATGACCGCACTTGCGGTAGGCTCTCCCCCAGCCCCAGCCCCATAATACAAAGTCTCGCCCACCTTATCCCCTATAACGCTTATAGCGTTCATCACCCCATCCACTTTAGAGAGCATGCATTCATTTTTAATCATGCTTGGATGCACCCTTAATTCAATGCAATCTTGGTGTTTTTTAGCGATGCCTAAAAGTTTAATGCTATAACCAAATTCTTTAGCAAACTCCATGTCGTCTGGCTCTATTTTTTCAATGCCTTCAATTAAAATTTCTTCTAATTTCGCATCAATGCCATAGGCTAAAGACGCTAAAATCAATAATTTGTGCGCCGCATCAATGCCTTTAATGTCAAATTCAGGGTTTAATTCCGCATAGCCTAAATGTTGGGCGTCTTTCAAAGCGTCCTTAAAGCTCGCTTGATTTTTAAACATTTGGCTTAAAATGTAATTGCTGGTGCCGTTTAAAATCCCTTTAAAAGAAAGGATGTGATTAGCGCTCAAGCCGTCTTTTAAAGCCTTGATAATAGGGATACCCCCACACACGCTCGCTTCAAAGCCTATGGGGGTGTTTTTAGCGATTTGTTCTAATTCATAGCGGTGATACGCTAACATGGCTTTATTGGCTGTAACGAAGGCTTTTTGTTTGGCTAAAGTTTTTTTAGCTAAAAGATAAGGCGCTTCCACCCCACCCATAAGCTCCACGACAATATCAATCTCTTCATCTTCTATCAGGCTTTCTAAATCATTACTGATCTCAAAAGGGTAGCCTTTGCGCTTTTTCACATCTCGCACCACCGCTTTTTTAATCATGATTTCCACGCCGGCTCTGTCTTTAATGATTTCTTGATTTTCTTGTAAGATTTTAGCGACCGCGCTCCCCACACACCCTAAACCCACAAGCCCTATATTCAATCTTTTTTTCATGTTTTTTCCTTTAGATTCGTTTTTTTAAAACAGCGTTTTTTTCCTGCTCGCTCGCTTTTTCTATCGCTTCAAAACTCCCAAAATAATCCAACAATTTTTTCACGCTGGCTTCTCCTATACCCTTTTCTTTTAAAAGAGCGATTTGTTTCATGTTTTTAAGTTTAGTGGATCTATGGAAGTTTATCGCATACCGGTGGCTTTCATCGCGCAATTTTTGCACCCACTGCAAGCGCTTGTCGCTAGGGAGCAATTTAAAAGTATCGCTAGCGGTGTGGATAATGTCTTTAGCGCCCCCTTTAGAGCGATAAGCTTTAGAATCCCTTTTTTCTTTAGAAATAGCGATCACTTCTACAAAACTCCCGCTGCTTTTTAAAATTTCTAAAGCGATGTTTAATTGCGCCCTCCCTCCATCGATCACCCACAAATTAGGCGGCGGCTCTTTGGCAAAGTCTAAAGCCCTTCTGGTGAGCAATTCGCTCATTTGAGTGTATTCATTAGAGCCTTTTAAATGGTAGCGCCGATAGGAGTTTTTTTGAAATGCATGGTTTTCATACACGACCATTCCCCCCACGCATTGGCTGTTGGCATGGTGGCTTGTGTCAAAGATTTCCACCCTATAAGGCATGCACTCTAATTTAAAGAGCGATCGCGCTTCTTCTAAAATCAGATCTTCATTAGAGGTTTTTTCCTGGCTAAAAATCTCTTGAGCGTTTTTCATAGCGATTTCTATTAAAGCGAGCTTATCGCCTTTTTTAGGAATACTAAGAGCGATTTTTTTAGAGTATCGGTGAGAGATAAATTCTTGCAATTCTTTAAGCGTTTCATTAGAACAAGCGTTCAATAAGATTTGTTCTGGAATTAAAGGCAAATGCGATTGGTAATGATTGATAATGGCTTGTTTCATCGCTTCATCAGTGTCAAACCCATTGAGAGAGTGGATTTTTTCAAACGATGAAGAAATGATTTTACCCCTACGCATAAACATTTTCACTAACACCGCCTTATTACCCTTGCCATAAAAAGCAAAAATATCCAAATCGTAGAGTTTGGCTAAATCCATGCAAGTGAAAGGGGCGATTTTTTGGATTTTTGCAATCCTGTCCCTATAAATGAGGGCTTCTTCAAAACGCAAGTTATTAGAAAGGCGCTCCATTTTTAATTCAAGCTCTTTGATGAGTTTGTCTTTATTTTCAATCATTTCTAAACATTCTTTAGCGATTTTCAAATACTCTTCTTTGGTGATTTTATTCTCGCATGGGGCTTTACAACGCTCTATTTGATAAAACATGCATGCCTTTTTATCTTTGATGCAATTTTTCTTTTGAACTAACGGGAGCAATTCATACAAGCTGTCTAAAATATCCTTAGCCCCGCTCGTAAAAGGCCCAAAATATTTAACGCCAGGCTGTTTTAAAATTTTTCGTGTGATTAAAGGGATAGGGAAATCAGTGGAAAAATCCATGTAAATATAAGGGTAAGTTTTATCGTCTCTTAAAAGAATGTTGTATTTGGGTTTGAGCTGCTTGATTAAAGAATTTTCTAAAATCAAAGCGTCTTGCTCGTTTTCCACTAAAATGGTTTCTAAAAAAGCGATCTGTTTGACCATCATTTGGATGCGTAAGCTGGTGCGATAATTGGGCGTGATTTCATTATTGCGGACAGAAAAATAGCTTTTGATGCGCTTTTTTAAATTTTTCGCCTTACCGATATAGAGTAATTGGTGGTTTTTGTCAAAATATTGATACACGCCACTGCTATGAGAAAGGTTTTTCAAACTGGACAATAAATCAGCCATTCATTCCTCAAAAAAACTTCGTTGGTAGTGGATCAAAGCGCGCGCTTTTTCAAAACATTCATGCAAACGAGCGTCTTTAATGGGGTTATGGAACAACCCTAAAGCGCTAGGGCGATAAAAACGGGCTTGTTTTTTAATGGGGGCATAAAAATTGGCTTTTTCTAAGGAATCTTTAGGCACATAGCCTAAAATTTCTAACCCATTCAACCCGTCAAACCCATAAGCATGCCCTTGCGCGTTTAAAAAATGGCTGATTTCTTTAGCGAATCGCTGGTTAAATTCTTTAGAAGCCCAAAGATCTTTAAACGCAAAAAGCAATTTAGAGTCTTTTATGAAGATAAAAAGCAAATTTTCTTGTAAACTTAAAGGCATAAAAACCTTAAGCTTTTTGAGTTTCAAAAGAGTTTCAAGCTTTTTATAAGACTTTTTTTGAATGAGTAAGGAGAAAATATTTTGTTCCATAAACTGATCTTAACATGCTTTTTAACGCTTGTAGCAATAACGATTCAAGCTTGCGGCTATAAAGCCCCCCCATTCAATGAAAAACCCGCTAAAAAAACTTCAAACAGCTCTAATTCTTCTATGCAAACGCCCACCAACAACACCACGCCAGAATTTTTAAATCAGCCTTAAAATCACGGCTCTTATTTAAGGGCTTTGATTTCTAGGGTTTTTGTGGCCAACTTTTGAGCCTCGCTTTCATCATGCGTTACCATAATGAAAGTAGCGTGAGAATTTTGGTGTATTTCTTTGATGAGATCTTGCAAATTCTTACGATTAAAACTATCTAAAGCGCTAAAAGGCTCGTCTAACAAAATGAGTTCTGGTCTGTGGATAATCCCCCTAATAATGCCCACCCTTTGGGCTTGCCCCCCACTCAATTCGTTAGGGAATTTATCCATAAGGCTCTCCTCTAACCCCATTTTTAACGCTAAGGCTTTGGCCTCTTTTTGAGCGCTTTCTTTGTCCATGCCTTGCAAATTAAGGCAAAAAGTCATGTTTTGCAGGGCGTTTAAATGAGAAAATAAGGAATTGCCTTGAGCGATATAGCCTATTTTTTGGCGTAAAAAAGCGTT contains:
- a CDS encoding glycosyltransferase family 25 protein, whose translation is MRVFIISLNQKVCDQFGLVFRDTTTLLHNINATHHKAQIFDAIYSKTFEGELHPLVKKHLHPYFITQNIKDMGITTNLISRVSKFYYALKYYAKFMSLGELGCYASHYSLWEKCIELNEPVCILEDDITLKENFKEGLDFLEKHIQELGYARLMHLLYDASVRSEPLNHKNHEIQERVGIIKAYSHGVGTQGYVITPKIAKVFKKCSRKWVVPVDTIMDATFIHGVKNLVLQPFVIADDEQISTIARKEEPYSPKIALMRKLHFKYLKYWQFV
- a CDS encoding homoserine dehydrogenase, whose product is MKKRLNIGLVGLGCVGSAVAKILQENQEIIKDRAGVEIMIKKAVVRDVKKRKGYPFEISNDLESLIEDEEIDIVVELMGGVEAPYLLAKKTLAKQKAFVTANKAMLAYHRYELEQIAKNTPIGFEASVCGGIPIIKALKDGLSANHILSFKGILNGTSNYILSQMFKNQASFKDALKDAQHLGYAELNPEFDIKGIDAAHKLLILASLAYGIDAKLEEILIEGIEKIEPDDMEFAKEFGYSIKLLGIAKKHQDCIELRVHPSMIKNECMLSKVDGVMNAISVIGDKVGETLYYGAGAGGEPTASAVISDIIEIARKKSSLMLGFETPQKLPLKPKEEIQCAYYARLLVSDEKGVFSQISAILAQNDISLNNVLQKEIPHSNKAKILFSTHTTNEKSMLNALKELENLKSVLDTPKMIRLEH
- the trxB gene encoding thioredoxin-disulfide reductase; translated protein: MIDCAIIGGGPAGLSAGLYATRGGVKNAVLFEKGMPGGQITGSSEIENYPGVKEVVSGLDFMQPWQEQCFRFGLKHEMSAIQRVSKKDSHFVILAEDGKTFEANSVIIATGGSPKRTGIKGESEYWGKGVSTCATCDGFFYKNKEVAVLGGGDTAVEEAIYLANICKKVYLIHRRDGFRCAPITLEHAKNNDKIEFLTPYVVEEIKGDASGVSSLSIKNTATNETRELIVPGFFIFVGYDVNNAVLKQEDGSMLCKCDEYGSIVVDFSMKTNVQGLFAAGDIRIFAPKQVVCAASDGATAALSVISYLEHH
- a CDS encoding YraN family protein produces the protein MRFLNNKHRAKGLKAEEEACEFLKTLGFEMVERNFFSKFGEIDIIALKKGVLHFIEVKSGENFDPIYAITPSKLKKMIKTIRCYLSQKDPNSDFCIDALIVKNGNFELLENITF
- a CDS encoding ATP-binding cassette domain-containing protein, producing the protein MKEIVTIENVSFNYHNRAVFKDFNLNIQEGDFLCVLGESGSGKSTLLGLILGLLKPSLGSVKIFNETLSNNAFLRQKIGYIAQGNSLFSHLNALQNMTFCLNLQGMDKESAQKEAKALALKMGLEESLMDKFPNELSGGQAQRVGIIRGIIHRPELILLDEPFSALDSFNRKNLQDLIKEIHQNSHATFIMVTHDESEAQKLATKTLEIKALK
- a CDS encoding RNA-binding protein, coding for MKNIYVGNLVYSATSEQVKELFSQFGKVFNVKLIYDRETKKPKGFGFVEMQEEGVSEAIAKLDNTDFMGRTIRVTEANPKKF
- the uvrC gene encoding excinuclease ABC subunit UvrC, producing the protein MADLLSSLKNLSHSSGVYQYFDKNHQLLYIGKAKNLKKRIKSYFSVRNNEITPNYRTSLRIQMMVKQIAFLETILVENEQDALILENSLIKQLKPKYNILLRDDKTYPYIYMDFSTDFPIPLITRKILKQPGVKYFGPFTSGAKDILDSLYELLPLVQKKNCIKDKKACMFYQIERCKAPCENKITKEEYLKIAKECLEMIENKDKLIKELELKMERLSNNLRFEEALIYRDRIAKIQKIAPFTCMDLAKLYDLDIFAFYGKGNKAVLVKMFMRRGKIISSSFEKIHSLNGFDTDEAMKQAIINHYQSHLPLIPEQILLNACSNETLKELQEFISHRYSKKIALSIPKKGDKLALIEIAMKNAQEIFSQEKTSNEDLILEEARSLFKLECMPYRVEIFDTSHHANSQCVGGMVVYENHAFQKNSYRRYHLKGSNEYTQMSELLTRRALDFAKEPPPNLWVIDGGRAQLNIALEILKSSGSFVEVIAISKEKRDSKAYRSKGGAKDIIHTASDTFKLLPSDKRLQWVQKLRDESHRYAINFHRSTKLKNMKQIALLKEKGIGEASVKKLLDYFGSFEAIEKASEQEKNAVLKKRI
- the trxA gene encoding thioredoxin, with the protein product MSHYIELTEENFESTIKKGVALVDFWAPWCGPCKMLSPVIDELASEYEDKAKICKVNTDEQEELSAKFGIRSIPTLLFTKDGEVVHQLVGVQTKVALKEQLNKLLG
- a CDS encoding F0F1 ATP synthase subunit A, with translation MEHRVFTIANFFSSNHDFITGFFVVLTAVLMFLISLGASRKMQMVPMGLQNVYESIISAILSVAKDIIGEELARKYFPLAGTIALYVFFSNMIGIIPGFESPTASWSFTLVLALIVFFYYHFEGIRVQGFFKYFAHFAGPVKWLAPFMFPIEIISHFSRIVSLSFRLFGNIKGDDMFLLIMLLLVPWAVPVAPFMVLFFMGILQAFVFMILTYVYLAGAVLTDEGH